From the Streptomyces sp. NBC_01216 genome, the window CCCGCACCCTGGTGGAGCTGGGGTCCGGCTCCTCGGAGAAGACCCGGTTCCTGATCGACGCGCTGCTGCCCGAGCTGGACAGCTACGTGCCGGTGGACGTGAGCGAGTCCGCGCTGACCGGGGCGGCGCGCGCGCTGCGGGAGGAGCGGCCGGGACTGCGCATCCACGCGCTGGTCGCGGACTTCACCCGCGGCCTCGTCCTGCCCGGGACGCCGGGGCCGCGTCTGGTCGCCTTCCTGGGCGGCACGATCGGCAACCTGCTTCCCGGAGAGCGCGCGGTGTTCCTCCGCGCGGTGCGCACCATGCTCAGCCCGGGTGACGCGCTGCTGCTCGGCACGGACCTGGTGAAGGACGAGGCGACCCTGGTCGCCGCGTACGACGACGCGGCGGGGGTGACGGCCGCCTTCAACAAGAACGTCCTCGCGGTGATCGCGCGCGAGCTGGGGGCGGACGTGCGGCCGGAGGACTTCGACCACGTGGCGCTCTGGGACCGGGGCCACGAGTGGATCGAGATGCGGCTTCGGGCGCGG encodes:
- the egtD gene encoding L-histidine N(alpha)-methyltransferase, with amino-acid sequence MSPFQLTRTLPEDATDAALRADVLHGLTHTPKELPPKWFYDARGSELFEEITRLPEYYPTRAEREILIARAHEIAAATGARTLVELGSGSSEKTRFLIDALLPELDSYVPVDVSESALTGAARALREERPGLRIHALVADFTRGLVLPGTPGPRLVAFLGGTIGNLLPGERAVFLRAVRTMLSPGDALLLGTDLVKDEATLVAAYDDAAGVTAAFNKNVLAVIARELGADVRPEDFDHVALWDRGHEWIEMRLRARHALTVKIPELDLVVAFEKGEEIRTEVSAKFRQAGVRAELAEAGLELTRWWTDEKERFALSLATAR